A DNA window from Polynucleobacter sp. AP-Titi-500A-B4 contains the following coding sequences:
- a CDS encoding sulfite exporter TauE/SafE family protein translates to MATLVIFLAYFIFGISGFGSSIVAVPLLVQMYPLKSVVPMMVIIDICASLYVGRKSSQDANLKELKWLFPFSLIGMILGIYLLVMAPSEPLLITLGCFAAINGARILWQRNTELREPISKWWAAPFGFFGGTFTALFATGGPIYVSYLGLRINDPKMLRATMAFAIFTLTLLRLTLMLVTGLILSWPVIGLAICLMPATFLGIWFGTHVHTKLSNAAMRVAYGSILIFSGIILLIRQLT, encoded by the coding sequence TTGGCAACACTGGTTATATTTCTTGCCTATTTCATTTTTGGTATCTCAGGTTTTGGTTCATCTATTGTTGCAGTGCCTTTGCTAGTGCAAATGTATCCGCTGAAATCGGTAGTCCCGATGATGGTGATTATTGATATCTGCGCCTCTTTATATGTCGGCAGAAAATCTTCTCAGGATGCTAATCTCAAGGAGCTGAAATGGCTGTTCCCGTTTAGCCTGATTGGCATGATTCTCGGAATCTATTTATTGGTGATGGCTCCAAGTGAGCCACTACTCATTACTTTGGGTTGCTTTGCGGCAATCAATGGAGCTCGCATCCTTTGGCAAAGAAATACAGAATTACGTGAACCCATTAGTAAGTGGTGGGCTGCGCCATTTGGATTTTTTGGTGGGACCTTTACGGCATTATTTGCCACTGGTGGGCCAATCTATGTGTCATATCTAGGTTTACGGATCAATGATCCTAAGATGTTGCGCGCCACGATGGCGTTTGCAATATTTACGCTGACCCTTTTGCGTCTCACCTTAATGCTAGTTACTGGTTTGATTTTGAGTTGGCCGGTGATTGGATTAGCAATTTGTCTTATGCCGGCCACCTTTCTGGGGATTTGGTTTGGCACCCATGTACATACCAAATTAAGTAATGCTGCCATGAGAGTGGCTTATGGCTCAATCCTCATTTTTTCCGGAATCATTTTACTAATACGTCAACTCACATAG